In a single window of the Streptomyces sp. NBC_00285 genome:
- a CDS encoding SAM-dependent methyltransferase: protein MERPAWAPRNIDISVPSVSRIYDFYLGGSHNFEVDREAARRAMEFAPGLPKTMQANRAFLRRAVRFAADQGLTQFLDIGSGIPTFGSVHEVAQGVSPGARVVYVDHDPVAVAHSQAVLAGNADAGVVAADLRKPGEILASPEVQRLIDLNRPVALLLVAILHFVEDADDPYGAVAELRDALAPGSLLVLTHASYEGMPLPPERAEGAVDVYKDIRNPLIMRSRDEIARFFEGYDMVEPGLVSPPRWRPESATWDPDDEDPWAFTGFAGVGRTA, encoded by the coding sequence ATGGAGCGTCCCGCCTGGGCTCCCCGGAACATCGACATCTCGGTGCCGAGTGTCTCTCGTATCTACGACTTCTACCTGGGCGGTTCGCACAACTTCGAGGTCGACCGGGAAGCCGCCCGCAGGGCCATGGAGTTCGCGCCGGGACTGCCGAAGACCATGCAGGCCAACCGGGCGTTCCTGCGGCGGGCGGTGCGGTTCGCAGCCGACCAGGGCCTCACCCAGTTCCTCGACATCGGCTCGGGCATCCCCACCTTCGGCAGCGTCCACGAGGTCGCCCAGGGTGTGAGCCCCGGCGCCCGTGTCGTCTACGTCGACCACGACCCGGTGGCCGTCGCGCACAGCCAGGCGGTCCTCGCAGGCAACGCGGACGCGGGAGTCGTGGCCGCCGATCTCCGCAAGCCCGGGGAGATCCTCGCGAGCCCCGAGGTGCAGCGCCTCATCGACCTGAACCGGCCGGTGGCGCTGCTTCTCGTTGCCATACTGCACTTCGTGGAAGACGCGGACGACCCGTACGGAGCGGTGGCCGAGTTGCGCGACGCGCTCGCGCCGGGCAGCCTCCTGGTGCTCACCCATGCCTCGTACGAGGGAATGCCCCTTCCGCCCGAGCGGGCCGAGGGCGCGGTGGACGTGTACAAGGACATCCGCAACCCGCTGATCATGCGCTCGCGCGACGAGATCGCGCGGTTCTTCGAGGGGTACGACATGGTGGAACCGGGACTGGTGTCGCCGCCGAGGTGGCGGCCCGAGTCGGCGACCTGGGACCCCGACGACGAGGATCCGTGGGCCTTCACCGGGTTCGCCGGCGTGGGACGCACGGCGTGA
- a CDS encoding putative bifunctional diguanylate cyclase/phosphodiesterase: MSAEPDSSEDRLRRFVTIWSRAVFPVTSTSATRPEFEEQLLPLARRLSEALRARIPDTDEGRAVGTALVAAHCTDPDALTRSLDCVDAYLVLYCGGDGDPEDLRSRSARLQHAMAAGFAQALRERTLAEQEAIAQAALEAQGVVAQALHATEARFRAVFEGAAIGIGIADLDGNVLQVNGALLRMFGLTDRAMRGRRVQEWTHPDDAPQTWTLYDELVRGDREHFHLEKAFYRPDGTVLWTNLTVSLLRDADGIPQYQLALMEDTTERRLLNLRLRYEATHDALTGLPNRTLFFERLEKAVSAGEGQRFGLCYLDLDGFKTINDSLGHAAGDRLLVEVADRLQSCATAPGEMVARLGGDEFVALTTGPDTEAEVDELAARIMNVLIAPVRIEGRDLTVRGSIGIVEGPAGERGPAEVLRSADITMYRAKSAGGNRFELADPEADASAITRHGLTTALPAALERGEFFIEYQPLVHLGDGSVRGAEALVRWLHPQHGVLGPDRFIPLAEHTGLIVPLGRWVLEQSVRQVREWRERYGADEVNGPLRINVNLSPCQLTHPGLVQETVDILERTGVEPEALCLEVTESALIGADDDLLKPLRQLAEMGVDIALDDFGTGYSNLANLRRLPVGVLKLDRSFTQSMQQFPADPVDLKIVEGIVSLAHSLDLAVTVEGVETGAQAEQLRILGCDTAQGWYYARPGPPDRLHELALTDATG, from the coding sequence GTGAGCGCGGAGCCGGACAGCTCGGAGGACAGACTGCGCCGGTTCGTGACGATCTGGAGCCGGGCCGTGTTCCCGGTGACGTCGACGTCCGCGACCCGCCCGGAGTTCGAGGAGCAACTGCTTCCGCTGGCCCGCCGGTTGAGCGAGGCACTGCGGGCCAGGATCCCCGACACGGACGAGGGCCGGGCGGTCGGCACCGCCCTCGTCGCCGCGCACTGCACGGACCCGGACGCGCTGACCCGCTCCCTGGACTGCGTCGACGCCTATCTGGTGCTCTACTGCGGCGGCGACGGCGACCCCGAGGACCTGCGCAGCCGGTCAGCGCGGCTCCAGCACGCCATGGCCGCCGGGTTCGCGCAGGCACTGCGGGAGCGGACGCTGGCCGAGCAGGAGGCCATCGCGCAGGCCGCGTTGGAGGCGCAGGGCGTCGTGGCGCAGGCGCTGCACGCGACCGAGGCGCGCTTCCGGGCGGTCTTCGAGGGCGCGGCCATAGGGATCGGCATCGCCGACCTGGACGGCAACGTCCTCCAGGTCAACGGAGCGCTGCTGCGCATGTTCGGCCTCACCGACCGGGCGATGCGCGGGCGCCGGGTCCAGGAGTGGACCCACCCCGACGACGCACCCCAGACCTGGACGCTCTACGACGAGCTCGTGCGCGGCGACCGCGAGCACTTTCACCTCGAAAAGGCCTTCTACCGTCCGGACGGTACGGTCCTGTGGACCAACCTGACGGTCTCCCTGCTGCGTGACGCCGACGGGATTCCGCAGTACCAGCTCGCCCTCATGGAGGACACCACCGAGCGCCGGCTGCTCAACCTCCGGCTGCGCTACGAGGCCACCCACGACGCCCTCACCGGACTGCCCAACCGGACGCTGTTCTTCGAGCGACTGGAGAAGGCGGTCAGCGCCGGCGAGGGCCAGCGGTTCGGCCTGTGCTACCTCGACCTCGACGGCTTCAAGACCATCAACGACAGCCTGGGCCACGCCGCCGGCGACCGGCTCCTCGTCGAGGTCGCCGACCGGCTCCAGTCCTGCGCGACCGCGCCCGGCGAGATGGTCGCCCGGCTCGGCGGCGACGAGTTCGTGGCGCTGACCACGGGCCCGGACACCGAGGCCGAGGTCGACGAACTCGCGGCGCGCATCATGAACGTGCTGATCGCCCCGGTCCGCATCGAGGGCCGGGACCTGACCGTGCGCGGCAGCATCGGCATCGTCGAGGGCCCGGCGGGGGAGCGCGGCCCCGCGGAGGTGCTGCGCAGCGCCGACATCACGATGTACCGGGCCAAGTCGGCGGGCGGCAACCGCTTCGAGCTGGCCGACCCGGAGGCCGACGCCAGCGCCATCACCCGGCACGGGCTGACCACTGCGCTGCCCGCGGCCCTGGAGCGCGGCGAGTTCTTCATCGAGTACCAGCCGCTGGTGCACCTCGGTGACGGCAGCGTGCGGGGCGCCGAGGCGCTGGTGCGCTGGCTGCACCCGCAGCACGGGGTCCTCGGCCCGGACCGGTTCATCCCGCTCGCCGAGCACACCGGACTGATCGTGCCGCTGGGCCGCTGGGTCCTGGAGCAGTCGGTGCGGCAGGTCCGCGAGTGGCGAGAACGCTACGGTGCGGACGAGGTGAACGGCCCTCTCCGTATCAACGTCAACCTCTCGCCGTGCCAGCTCACCCACCCCGGCCTGGTCCAGGAAACCGTGGACATCCTGGAGCGCACCGGAGTCGAACCGGAGGCGCTCTGCCTGGAGGTGACCGAGTCGGCCCTCATCGGCGCCGACGACGACCTCCTCAAGCCGTTGCGCCAACTCGCCGAGATGGGCGTGGACATCGCCCTCGACGACTTCGGCACCGGCTACTCGAACCTGGCGAACCTTCGCCGCCTCCCGGTCGGCGTCCTCAAGCTGGACCGCTCCTTCACCCAGAGCATGCAGCAGTTCCCCGCCGATCCCGTCGACCTCAAGATCGTCGAGGGGATCGTCTCGCTCGCCCACAGCCTCGACCTCGCGGTGACGGTCGAGGGCGTCGAAACCGGCGCCCAGGCCGAGCAGTTGCGGATACTGGGCTGCGACACGGCCCAGGGCTGGTACTACGCCCGCCCGGGCCCGCCGGACCGGCTGCACGAACTGGCACTGACGGACGCGACGGGCTGA
- a CDS encoding alpha/beta fold hydrolase — translation MTAASELSFFASADGEIAYLDAGTGDPVVLLHAGYIDHRLYAAQTPVLAADHRVLAVDIRGHGWTANATKPFRWADDLADLLRHLDVGPAVVAGVSMGGAIAGDMAIEYPELVRGIVLSGASVSDFQYTHEATRKVVAESRRALESGDIEGWLKVFLGSAAGPFRSPDELDPRILDHLRDMALHTIAKHTPGERNWHVPMTDTWARVPKIDVPVLTVNGSLDSPDLLADAERFARTARDGRSVLVEGTSHFPNLERPEEFNALVLEFLRGL, via the coding sequence ATGACAGCTGCTTCGGAACTGAGCTTCTTCGCATCTGCCGACGGGGAGATCGCCTATCTCGACGCCGGAACCGGGGACCCCGTGGTCCTCCTGCACGCCGGCTACATCGACCACCGCCTCTACGCGGCCCAGACGCCGGTCCTCGCCGCCGACCACCGCGTCCTCGCCGTGGACATCCGGGGCCACGGCTGGACCGCCAACGCCACCAAGCCGTTCCGCTGGGCCGACGACCTCGCCGACCTGCTGCGCCACCTCGACGTGGGCCCCGCGGTCGTGGCCGGTGTCTCGATGGGCGGAGCCATCGCCGGTGACATGGCGATCGAGTATCCGGAACTGGTCCGGGGGATCGTCCTGAGCGGTGCCTCCGTCAGCGACTTCCAGTACACCCACGAGGCGACCCGGAAGGTCGTCGCGGAATCCCGACGGGCCCTGGAATCGGGCGACATCGAGGGCTGGCTGAAGGTCTTCCTCGGGTCCGCCGCCGGACCGTTCCGCTCGCCCGACGAGCTCGACCCGCGCATCCTGGACCACCTGCGCGACATGGCCCTGCACACCATCGCCAAGCACACACCGGGCGAGCGGAACTGGCACGTACCCATGACCGACACCTGGGCCCGGGTCCCGAAGATCGACGTCCCGGTGCTCACCGTCAACGGCTCGCTCGACTCACCGGACCTGCTCGCCGACGCGGAACGCTTCGCACGCACCGCCCGCGACGGCCGCTCGGTCCTGGTGGAGGGCACCTCGCACTTCCCGAACCTGGAGAGGCCCGAGGAATTCAACGCGCTCGTCCTGGAGTTCCTGCGCGGGCTCTGA
- a CDS encoding polysaccharide deacetylase family protein, whose protein sequence is MTKDQLFTRLSSKAAAVLTRRRALLAGTVAVASAGTAGVLAAVTGEEPVRPALPAAGPPAHRLAKPSAYRLQPLTGYGPPAAAPHKTLVRHEPFLKISGRGRTMVLTFDDGPDPRYTPHILDTLAEYDVRAMFFVCGEMAVDNQDLLARMADEGHIVGNHTWSHPLLTRLTRSRMRSEMERTSDVIEDAYGERPEWFRAPYGAWNRAAFQLGAELGMEPLAWSVDTLDWTTPGTRTIVGRVENGAAPGVVVLSHDAGGNRSQSVRALRDYLPQLLDSGYHITVPRRHYA, encoded by the coding sequence ATGACGAAGGATCAGTTGTTCACACGGCTGTCGTCGAAGGCGGCAGCGGTGCTCACACGGCGTCGGGCCCTGCTGGCCGGCACGGTCGCCGTCGCGTCCGCCGGCACGGCCGGTGTGCTCGCGGCGGTCACCGGCGAGGAGCCGGTCCGGCCGGCCCTCCCCGCCGCAGGCCCCCCGGCCCACCGCCTGGCCAAGCCCTCGGCCTACCGCCTCCAGCCCCTGACCGGATACGGGCCGCCCGCCGCCGCCCCCCACAAGACCCTCGTACGCCACGAGCCGTTCCTGAAGATCTCCGGACGCGGCCGGACCATGGTGCTGACCTTCGACGACGGACCAGACCCGCGCTACACCCCGCACATCCTGGACACCCTCGCCGAGTACGACGTACGCGCGATGTTCTTCGTGTGCGGCGAGATGGCCGTCGACAACCAGGACCTGCTGGCCCGGATGGCGGACGAGGGACACATCGTCGGCAACCACACCTGGTCCCACCCGCTGCTCACCCGGCTCACCCGCTCCCGCATGCGCTCCGAGATGGAACGTACCTCCGACGTCATCGAGGACGCCTACGGCGAGCGGCCCGAGTGGTTCCGCGCCCCCTACGGCGCCTGGAACCGGGCGGCGTTCCAACTCGGCGCCGAACTCGGCATGGAGCCCCTCGCCTGGTCGGTCGACACCCTCGACTGGACCACCCCCGGCACCCGCACCATCGTCGGCAGGGTGGAGAACGGCGCCGCCCCCGGCGTCGTGGTGCTCTCGCACGACGCCGGGGGCAACCGTTCCCAGAGTGTCCGGGCGCTGCGCGACTATCTTCCGCAGCTTCTCGATTCCGGCTACCACATCACCGTGCCGCGACGGCATTACGCATAA
- a CDS encoding bestrophin-like domain has protein sequence MPEWLVLVLAMVAVCAVVVTITLVRHKTAAVDEDPNETPDVIEYMTMWIGVVYAIVLGLAIAGVWEARSAAQDHVQAEAQALHEISERVQVYPADVRDRIRADVNAYVGHVVTVEWKEMSDHDRTTERGAELLDRIRTDVTSYQPKSDFEAQAYQPLVDQVAAVDQARNARADSVSPTMPGVVWFGLLGGGVITIGMIFALQIRRTPRELILAALFSSLIAFLLFLIWDFDAPYSRGITASAEPFLSLFPGIKG, from the coding sequence TTGCCGGAATGGCTTGTTCTCGTCCTCGCGATGGTGGCCGTCTGCGCCGTGGTCGTCACCATCACCCTCGTCCGTCACAAGACGGCCGCCGTGGACGAGGATCCCAACGAGACCCCGGACGTCATCGAGTACATGACGATGTGGATCGGGGTGGTCTACGCCATCGTCCTGGGCCTGGCCATCGCGGGCGTCTGGGAGGCGCGCAGCGCCGCTCAGGACCACGTACAGGCGGAGGCCCAGGCGCTGCACGAGATCTCGGAGCGGGTACAGGTCTATCCGGCCGACGTCCGTGACCGCATTAGGGCCGATGTCAACGCCTATGTCGGACACGTCGTCACCGTGGAGTGGAAGGAGATGTCCGACCACGACCGGACGACCGAACGCGGCGCCGAGCTCCTCGACCGGATCCGCACGGACGTCACCTCCTACCAGCCCAAGTCGGACTTCGAGGCGCAGGCCTACCAGCCGCTCGTCGACCAGGTGGCGGCCGTGGACCAGGCGCGCAACGCCCGCGCCGACTCGGTCTCGCCGACGATGCCCGGGGTCGTGTGGTTCGGTCTGCTGGGCGGCGGCGTCATCACCATCGGGATGATCTTCGCCCTGCAGATCCGGCGGACACCGCGCGAGCTGATCCTCGCCGCCCTGTTCTCCTCGCTGATCGCGTTCCTGCTCTTCCTGATCTGGGACTTCGACGCCCCCTACAGCCGTGGCATCACGGCCTCGGCGGAGCCGTTCCTCTCGCTCTTCCCGGGCATCAAGGGCTGA
- a CDS encoding SCO0930 family lipoprotein: MKTSWRNASLVASAAVVLALTTACGQEGGTSSVGSQNVGATAAAGGYGGVGSGLGTETSPSASSTSIGQGNLGAQSASAGKLEVSANAELGKVLTDSNGLSLYRFDEDTAEPPKSNCDGTCATTWPPVPADDASAGAGIDKALLGEVTRTDGTKQLTIGGWPAYRYAKDTKAGDLTGQGVGGKWYALAPTGKKATLASLPGLSTRNDPNLGEIVVDKNGMTVYRFAKDKAWPEPVSNCTGACLEKWPVVGPVSANDTKDVQKKGLMSFTRSDGVKQQTVNCSPIYTFAGDKAAGDTNGQGVGGTWYAVRPNGDMVGISDK; the protein is encoded by the coding sequence ATGAAGACCTCCTGGCGGAACGCCTCACTCGTGGCGAGTGCTGCGGTCGTGCTGGCGCTGACGACGGCGTGTGGCCAGGAAGGCGGCACCTCGTCGGTGGGCAGCCAGAATGTCGGCGCCACTGCGGCGGCGGGCGGCTACGGCGGCGTGGGTTCCGGTCTCGGGACCGAGACCAGCCCCAGTGCGAGTTCGACCTCGATCGGCCAGGGAAACCTGGGAGCCCAGTCGGCCTCGGCCGGCAAGCTCGAGGTTTCCGCGAACGCCGAGCTCGGGAAGGTGCTGACCGACAGCAACGGCCTCAGCCTCTACCGGTTCGACGAGGACACCGCGGAGCCGCCGAAGTCCAACTGCGACGGCACCTGCGCCACCACCTGGCCTCCGGTGCCCGCGGACGACGCCTCGGCGGGAGCCGGTATCGACAAGGCGCTGCTCGGTGAGGTGACCCGCACCGACGGCACCAAGCAGCTGACCATCGGTGGCTGGCCGGCCTACCGCTATGCGAAGGACACCAAGGCCGGCGACCTGACCGGCCAGGGCGTGGGTGGCAAGTGGTACGCGCTGGCGCCCACCGGCAAGAAGGCGACGCTCGCCAGCCTGCCCGGACTGTCCACGCGCAACGACCCCAACTTGGGCGAGATCGTCGTCGACAAGAACGGCATGACGGTCTACCGCTTCGCCAAGGACAAGGCCTGGCCCGAGCCGGTCTCCAACTGCACGGGCGCCTGCCTGGAGAAGTGGCCGGTCGTGGGCCCCGTGTCGGCGAACGACACCAAGGACGTACAGAAGAAGGGCCTGATGAGCTTCACCCGCTCCGACGGCGTCAAGCAGCAGACGGTCAACTGCTCGCCGATCTACACCTTCGCGGGTGACAAGGCGGCCGGGGACACCAACGGGCAGGGCGTCGGCGGCACCTGGTACGCCGTCCGCCCCAACGGAGACATGGTCGGCATCTCCGACAAGTGA
- a CDS encoding outer membrane protein assembly factor BamB family protein produces MKRRIVAVGAALLVLVGCAGNTASGGPKSPAVSSPSGASGPTVETTSTSVSGPWRAWTASLSSQEAHGSCGATAHQVVCATDSGGFVGRSRADGRVTWTVPAGDRGDSAGLVVDAADERAVTGVAGRLRAANLRTGAQAWTRRLPTGRGHFALGAADGVVYALHAPDPLTGTGAALDAVRASDGTALWHRTVGWSTGEPLAAFRGRVYTTDGTRVTARDARTGDTVATTPTGVACPHLVTGGHYLVCTGSPFSAEDTFPPMHRLDPATLRPLPTPRNTINKPVHGVISDDGVLVLYEAGAEDTSAGDWFAYDLEHDRRLWSTYATEADATVTAGRLVTFTPVNDRATRGRLITIDLHAGPRGTGSAAPRMSPAYAQTRGGEYPVVVVPGGDTGHVLVMARTHGSLRSIPLP; encoded by the coding sequence ATGAAGCGGCGGATCGTCGCGGTGGGCGCGGCCTTGCTGGTGCTGGTGGGATGCGCGGGGAACACAGCGTCCGGCGGACCGAAGAGCCCGGCGGTCTCGTCGCCGTCCGGCGCCTCGGGGCCGACGGTGGAGACGACCTCGACGTCTGTCTCGGGCCCGTGGCGGGCGTGGACGGCGTCTCTCTCCAGCCAGGAGGCCCACGGCAGTTGCGGCGCGACGGCGCACCAGGTGGTGTGCGCGACCGACTCCGGCGGATTCGTGGGGCGTTCGCGGGCCGACGGCCGTGTCACCTGGACCGTGCCCGCAGGCGACCGCGGCGACAGCGCCGGACTCGTCGTCGACGCGGCCGACGAACGGGCCGTGACCGGGGTCGCGGGCAGGCTCCGTGCGGCGAACCTGCGCACGGGTGCGCAGGCGTGGACCCGTCGACTGCCCACCGGCCGCGGCCACTTCGCCCTCGGCGCCGCGGACGGGGTCGTCTACGCTCTCCACGCACCGGATCCCCTCACCGGCACCGGCGCCGCCCTCGACGCCGTTCGCGCGTCCGACGGCACAGCCCTGTGGCACCGGACCGTCGGCTGGAGCACGGGCGAACCCCTTGCCGCCTTCCGGGGCCGCGTCTACACGACCGACGGCACCCGGGTCACCGCCCGCGACGCCCGCACCGGCGACACGGTGGCGACCACCCCCACGGGCGTCGCGTGCCCGCACCTCGTCACCGGCGGCCACTACCTGGTCTGCACCGGCAGCCCGTTCTCCGCCGAGGACACCTTCCCGCCCATGCACCGCCTGGATCCGGCGACACTGAGGCCACTGCCGACCCCGCGCAACACGATCAACAAGCCCGTGCACGGGGTGATCTCCGACGACGGGGTCCTGGTGCTGTACGAGGCCGGCGCCGAGGACACGAGTGCGGGCGACTGGTTCGCGTACGACCTCGAGCACGACCGCAGACTGTGGAGCACGTACGCCACCGAGGCGGACGCCACCGTGACCGCCGGCCGGTTGGTGACCTTCACTCCCGTCAACGACCGCGCCACGCGGGGGCGCCTGATCACGATCGACCTGCACGCCGGTCCGCGAGGGACCGGAAGCGCCGCGCCGCGCATGTCACCGGCCTACGCGCAGACGAGGGGCGGCGAATACCCGGTGGTCGTCGTGCCGGGCGGGGACACGGGCCACGTCCTCGTCATGGCCCGCACCCACGGTTCCCTGCGCTCGATCCCGCTGCCTTAG
- a CDS encoding universal stress protein: MTEQHSHQFERGTDGPKVIVVGVDGSDSSLRAAAYAGGLARRQHALLAVVYVQPVLAAGAALGAPVAETTDEIAEDLVAQIRRATEQNKGIFDVRWEFHTFRGDPYSGLTKAADELKADAVVVGASEQAGHRIVGSVAVRLVKAGRWPVTVVP, from the coding sequence GTGACGGAACAGCACTCGCACCAGTTCGAGCGGGGCACGGACGGGCCCAAGGTGATCGTCGTCGGCGTGGACGGCTCCGACTCCTCGCTCCGCGCCGCCGCGTACGCCGGAGGTCTGGCCCGGCGACAGCACGCGCTGCTCGCCGTGGTGTACGTCCAGCCGGTGCTCGCCGCCGGCGCCGCGCTCGGCGCGCCGGTCGCGGAGACCACGGACGAGATCGCCGAGGACCTGGTCGCCCAGATCCGGCGCGCGACCGAGCAGAACAAGGGGATATTCGATGTGCGCTGGGAGTTCCACACCTTCCGCGGCGACCCCTACAGCGGTCTGACGAAGGCGGCGGACGAACTCAAGGCGGACGCGGTCGTGGTGGGCGCCTCGGAGCAGGCGGGTCACCGGATCGTCGGCTCCGTGGCGGTTCGGCTGGTCAAGGCCGGGCGGTGGCCGGTGACGGTGGTGCCGTAA
- a CDS encoding LysR family transcriptional regulator codes for MQFQQLQYFVAVAEARHFTRAADLVHVAQPSLSQQIKALERELGADLFLRARGNITLTDAGEALLPLARRILADADTARHEVQELVQLRSGRIRLGATPSLCTGLLPDVLRGFHDRYPGIRLMIEEGGSHDLVRELARGALDLALVVLPLPTPSPALTTVELLREDLVVVSSPESPAPGGPGRRTVRIADLESEPLVMFRHGYDLRELTVAACRAEGFEPDFAVEGGEMDAVLGFVRAGLGVAVVPRMVATRTGRGLRVTPLARPGLHRTIALAHRSDVAPPRAARELQRMLLER; via the coding sequence ATGCAGTTCCAGCAGCTCCAGTACTTCGTGGCGGTCGCCGAGGCCCGTCACTTCACCCGCGCCGCCGACCTGGTCCACGTCGCGCAGCCGTCCCTCTCCCAGCAGATCAAGGCACTGGAGCGGGAGCTCGGGGCCGATCTGTTCCTGCGGGCGCGCGGCAACATCACCCTCACCGACGCGGGCGAGGCCCTGCTGCCGCTGGCCCGTCGCATCCTGGCCGACGCGGACACCGCCCGGCACGAGGTGCAGGAGCTGGTGCAGCTGCGCAGCGGCCGGATCCGGCTGGGCGCGACCCCGAGCCTGTGCACCGGCCTGCTGCCGGACGTGCTGCGGGGCTTCCACGACCGCTATCCCGGTATCCGGCTGATGATCGAGGAGGGCGGCTCCCACGATCTCGTACGGGAACTCGCGCGCGGCGCCCTCGACCTGGCTCTGGTGGTCCTCCCGCTGCCCACGCCGTCCCCGGCGCTGACGACGGTGGAGCTGCTGCGCGAGGACCTGGTCGTCGTCTCGTCGCCGGAGTCGCCCGCCCCCGGCGGTCCCGGCCGGCGCACCGTGCGCATCGCCGACCTGGAGAGCGAGCCCCTGGTGATGTTCCGGCACGGCTACGACCTCCGCGAACTGACCGTGGCCGCATGCCGCGCCGAGGGCTTCGAGCCGGACTTCGCGGTGGAGGGCGGGGAGATGGACGCGGTGCTGGGCTTCGTGCGGGCGGGCCTGGGGGTGGCCGTCGTACCGCGCATGGTCGCCACCCGCACGGGACGGGGACTGCGGGTCACCCCGCTCGCCCGGCCCGGTCTGCACCGGACGATCGCGCTGGCGCACCGCAGCGATGTGGCTCCGCCGCGGGCGGCACGGGAGTTGCAACGGATGTTGCTGGAGCGTTGA
- a CDS encoding succinate dehydrogenase, translating to MARTVWDSTVGKKTVMAVSGLIMLLYLVVHMIGNLKIFFGAGEFNHYAHWLRTVGEPFMHYEWTLWIIRILLVAAVVAHATSAYQLNRRDIRARPGKYVHKKPRASYATRTMRWGGIILALFIVWHILDLTTGTVHSGGFQEGHPYQNVVDTFSTWYGNVVYIVAMLALGLHVRHGFWSAAQTLGVGSRTRDRALRAIADALALLLTAGFIAVPVGVMTGVVS from the coding sequence ATGGCACGCACCGTGTGGGACAGCACCGTCGGAAAGAAGACCGTGATGGCTGTCAGCGGCCTGATCATGCTGCTGTACCTGGTCGTCCACATGATCGGCAATCTGAAGATCTTCTTCGGCGCGGGCGAGTTCAACCACTACGCGCACTGGCTGCGCACCGTCGGCGAACCGTTCATGCACTACGAGTGGACGCTCTGGATCATCCGGATCCTGCTGGTGGCCGCCGTCGTCGCCCACGCCACCTCGGCGTACCAGCTCAATCGCCGCGACATCAGGGCGCGGCCCGGGAAGTACGTGCACAAGAAGCCGCGGGCGAGCTACGCGACCCGCACCATGCGCTGGGGCGGCATCATCCTCGCCCTGTTCATCGTGTGGCACATCCTCGACCTGACGACCGGCACCGTGCACTCCGGCGGCTTCCAGGAGGGCCACCCCTACCAGAACGTCGTGGACACCTTCTCCACCTGGTACGGCAACGTCGTCTACATCGTCGCGATGCTCGCTCTCGGCCTGCACGTCCGGCACGGCTTCTGGAGTGCCGCCCAGACCCTCGGCGTCGGCAGCCGCACCCGCGACCGCGCCCTGAGGGCGATCGCCGACGCCCTCGCACTGCTGCTCACGGCCGGCTTCATCGCCGTACCCGTGGGCGTGATGACCGGAGTGGTGAGCTGA
- a CDS encoding class F sortase has translation MSASELAGLAEEEEQRKKRAPWGVIALVLLTGLALIRNGSGEFDVGPPQPASAAAADSRVAPGSTFGNSPAPLPFAVPDRVSIPAIRVDAPVTPVGLDPDGWVGAPPPEDPNLAGWFTGAVSPGEKGTAVVVGHVDNKQGPAVFYGLGALKKGNRIEVRRKDGKTAVFEIYGIEVFEKNDFPGDRVYGSKGAPELRVITCGGGFSKQSGYAGNVVVFARLAEVR, from the coding sequence ATGTCTGCGTCCGAGCTGGCCGGTCTGGCCGAAGAGGAGGAGCAGCGCAAGAAGCGCGCTCCCTGGGGCGTGATAGCGCTTGTTCTGCTGACCGGCCTCGCACTCATCCGGAACGGCTCGGGGGAGTTCGACGTCGGGCCGCCGCAGCCCGCGTCGGCGGCCGCGGCGGACAGCCGGGTGGCGCCCGGCAGCACCTTCGGCAACTCCCCCGCTCCCTTGCCGTTCGCCGTGCCCGACCGGGTCTCCATCCCGGCGATCCGGGTCGACGCGCCGGTGACGCCGGTCGGACTGGACCCGGACGGCTGGGTCGGCGCGCCGCCGCCGGAGGACCCGAACCTGGCCGGCTGGTTCACCGGCGCGGTCTCCCCCGGCGAGAAGGGCACCGCCGTCGTCGTCGGCCATGTCGACAACAAACAGGGCCCCGCCGTGTTCTACGGACTCGGAGCCCTGAAGAAGGGAAATCGCATCGAGGTACGGCGCAAGGACGGAAAGACGGCGGTCTTCGAGATCTACGGCATCGAGGTCTTCGAGAAGAACGATTTCCCGGGCGACCGTGTCTACGGCTCGAAGGGCGCGCCCGAATTGCGGGTCATCACCTGCGGGGGCGGCTTTTCCAAGCAGAGCGGTTACGCCGGGAACGTCGTGGTCTTCGCCCGCCTGGCCGAGGTCCGCTGA